The Acidobacteriota bacterium genome segment ACCCGTCGAAGAACGTCTGCACGACGCGGGCGAGCGCCGAGCGTCGCGCCGTTTCGGGCGGCACGGTCGGCCGGAAGACGTAGCGGGGTCCCTGGCGCCGATGTCGGAGGTGGCCCTTGTCTTCGAGCACGCGAAGCAGCGCGCGCACCGTCGAGTAGCTCGGCGGGTCGGGCAGTGCACCGAGCACCTGGGCGGCGGTCGCCTGCCCGTTCTGATAGACGACGTCCATGATTTGACGCTCCCGGCGCGAGAGATGGCGGTGTGTCTTCGGCATCCTGGAGAGTCCTCTTCCGGTTCCGGGGAAGCGCGACCGTGCGGCTGCGGCAGAAGTGCTTGAAAACTAGCAGCCTCTCTGAGAACTAACACCTGCGCCGAGCGCCTGTCAAAACGTGCAGACGCGGTACGGCGGGCGTCGGAGCGGCAGGTGCGTTACAGCAGCAACGAATCCCAACGCTATCGACGGGAGATTCGGTGCGCGGGGGCCGGAGTCGGTTGTAGGGCTCGCTTCCGGCTGATATGTTGGGTCCGTTCGGCGGTTCGGTCGTCGTCCGCCGGCGCCGGCCGCCACAGGCGTTGGTTCACGTGTTGTCCGTGGAGGTACGCGATGAGACCTGGACTGCTGTGCGGCGGGTTGCTCTTGCTGGTGGTCGCCCTCGTCGGCTGCGCGCCCGGCGCGGACACGGCCTCGGACGAGCCGATGGAGGAAGCGGCCCCCGCCTACGTGCCGCCCGACTTCACGCGCGAGTCGCGCGACCTCGGCCAGGCGGACATCGAGCGGATGATGGACGAGCTGTCGAACTGGGGCCGCTGGGGTCCCGACGATCAGCTCGGGGCCGCGAACCTGATCACCCCGCAGAAGCGGCTGGAGGCGCTGGCCCTGGCCACCGAGGGCATCACCGTGTCGCTGGCGCGCCGCGTCATCAAGGAAGAAGCCGACGACGTCCCGAGGCCGTTCGGCCACAGCATGCTGGGGGTGCCCGATCCGACCGGCGAGCCAAGCTTCTTCGGCGGCGTCAGCGACAACTACAACGTCAGCTACCACGGCTACTCCCACAGCCACATCGACTCGCTGTGCCACATCCTCTACAAGGGGCAGATGTACAACGGCATCTCGCACGACACGATCACCGAGGACGGCTGCTCGAACGCATCCATCATCAACCTGCAGGGCGGCATCGTGACGCGCGGCGTGCTGCTGGACTTCCCGCGCCTGCAGGGCGTGCCGTACCTGGAGCCGGGGACGCCGATCTACGTGGAGGATATCGAGGCCTGGGAGGAAATGGCCGGCGTGACCGTGCAGCCGGGCGACGCGGTCTTCGTCCGTACCGGCCGCTGGGCGCGCCGCGCCGAGATGGGCCCCTGGAACATCTCCGGGAACGCGGCCGGGCTGCACGCCTCCACCATGCCGTGGGTGAAGTCGCGCGACATCTCGTTCCTCGGCAGCGACGCCGCCCTCGACGTGGTGCCGTCGCTGGTCGAAGGCGTCAATCTGCCGGTGCACCTGATCACCATCGTGGCGCTGGGAGTCGACCTGTTCGACAACCAGGACCTGGAGGCGCTGGCCGAAACCGCCGCGTCGCTGAACCGCTGGGAGTTCACGCTGATGGCGGCGCCGCTGGCCGTGGAGAACGGCACCGGCTCGCCGATCAACGCGCTGGCCATCTTCTGAGAGTCGGCGCCGGCGCCGGGCGCTGAGCGGGACGGACACGGAGCCCCCGCCAGTGACAGCGCGACGCGATTGGGTCAGACTGATCCCCGATGGATTCTCCTCTGCCCGGGGCCGGTGTGACGGCGTCGACTCTCGTGGCCTGCCTTCTGGCGCCGCTGGCGACGGTGGGACAGACCGTCGCGCCGGCCGGGCAGGCCGACGACGGCGCACTCGAGTGTCCCGCGCTGGATCCGCGCGGGCCGGCAGCGGACCCGGACCTGTACTGCATCGAGCTGATCCACGCGCCCGACTTCCCCGGCGCGTCGGGCTACGTCGAGCTGACGCCGTCCGATTCGCCGTTCGGCGCCGCGGTCACCATCGACGGCCATCACCGCTTCGACCTCGCCCTCCAGCTCGCCGGCCTGCCCGACCCGGCGGGGCTCGGCGACTACAGCGGCTACGTGGCCTGGGCGACGACGCCGCGGCTGCGGCCCGTCGTGAACCTGGGGCGGGTAGCCAACGGCCGCACGGCGGTCGGACCGATCGACCTGGACAAGTTCCTGGTGCTGGTCACTGCCGAGTCGGATCCGGACGCGCCGGCGTGGGAGGGCCGCATCGTGCTGCGCGGCACCTCGGCCGGCATGCGCATGGAGCCGGAGGACCTGCTGGCGCTGACCGGGATGGTCGGCGGCGCCGCGCTCCCCCCGCCGGCCCGCGGGTGGCGGCGTCCGCCCATGCACCCGTCGGTGGCGATGATGCCGGGCGTCGGCCGCCTCACCCCGCCGGCCGATCCGTTCCTGCCATCGGCGGCGGAGCCGCTCCCACCGGCGCGCCCGCGGGAGATCGTCCGGCTCGGCGACGGCGCCACGCTCGACCTGGAGGCGGGGCTCGTCGAGCGCACCATCGACGGCCGCACCCTCACGATGTACGGCTTCAATGGGCAGTACCCGGGCCCGCTCATTCACGTGCCGCAGGACGCCACGATCACGGTGAACGTCACCAACCGGCTCAGCCTGCCGACCGCCGTCCACTGGCACGGCATCCGGCTCGAGAACCGTTTCGACGGCGTCCCCGGCCTGACGCAGGATCCGATCGAGCCGGGCGAGACCTTCCAGTACCGCATCCACTTCCCGGACGCCGGGCTCTACTGGTACCACCCGCATCACCGGGAGGACGTCCAGCAGGACCTGGGGCTGTACGGCAACCTGCAGGTGGAGTCGGCCGACCCGGCGTACTTCGGTCCGGCCAACCGCGAGCAGGTGCTGATGCTCGACGACCTGCTCGTCGACGCGGCGGGCCTCGCGCCGTTCGGCCGCGACCGGGCCACGCACGCGATGATGGGCCGCTTCGGGAACCTGCTGCTCGTCAACGGCGATCCGGACTACCGCCTGACCGTCGACCGCGGCGAGGTCGTCCGCTTCTTCCTGACCAACGTCTCGAACACCCGCACGTTCAACGTGTCGTTCGGCGGCGCCCCGATCAAGCTGGTGGCGTCCGACCTGGGCAAGTTCGAGCGGCAGACGCGGGTCGACAGCGTGGTCATCGCGCCGGCCGAGCGCTACATCGTCGAGGTGCGCTTCGACGAGGCCGGCGAGGTGCCGTTCGCCAACCGCGTGCAGGCGATCGATCACGTCTACGGGAACTATTTCGCCGACGACGCCACCCTCGGCACGGTCACGGTCACCGACACGCCGGCCGCGCCGGACCACGGAGACAGGTTCCGCGAGCTGCGCAGCCACCCCGACGTCGGGGCCGACATCGAGCGCTACCGCGACGAGTTCGACCGGCCGGTCGACCACCGGCTGCTGCTGACGCTGGAGATCGGCGACCTGCCGGACCCGCTCGAGCCGCTGCTGAACCTCGACCGCGCGTTCTTCAACCCGGTGGAGTGGAGCGGCACCATGCCGCGCATGAACTGGGTCACCACCGCCGACCGCGTGCGCTGGATCCTGCGCGACCTGGACACCGGCCTGGAGAACGACGCCATCGAGTGGCGCTTCAGGCGCGGCGACGTGGTGAAGATCCGCCTGCGCAACGACCGCGAGGCGGTCCACGCCATGCAGCACCCGATCCACATCCACGGCCAGCGGTTCCTGGTGCTCGGCCGCGACGGCGTGCCGAACGACAACCTGGTCTGGAAGGACACGACGCTCGTGCCGGCCGGATCGACCGCCGACCTGCTGCTGGAGTTGTCCAACCCCGGACGCTGGATGCTACATTGCCACATCGCCGAGCACCTCGAAGCGGGGATGAAGCTGGTCTTCGACGTCGCCGCCGGCCCGCCGCCGGGGCGGCGTTGAGCTTGGTGAGACGGTTCGCCGCCGGCAGCCGCTGATTATCCCGAAGCGCGATCGGGCACGGCGCGGGAGGCGGTTTCGGTCGGACACAGGTCGGGTCGCCGGCCCCGCAGAAGGGTCGTCGACGCAGATGGAGGAATACAAGATGCGGCTTCTCATAGCCACGCTCGCCGTTCTCGTCGCCGCCCTCCCGTGCGCCGCGCAGCCGGCGGACACGCTCTCGGGCGCCGTGCGCCAGTTCGTCGAGATCGGCGAGCCGGTGGTGGCCCTGACCGGCGTGCAAGTGGTGGACGGCACGGGCAGTCCGGCGGCCAGCGGCCGGACCATCCTGATCCGGGACGGCCGGATCGCGGCGGTCGGTCCCGACGCCGAGGTCGACATCCCCGGCGGCGCCCGCGTCCTGGCCCTCGACGGCCACACGGTCGTCCCCGGCTTCGTCGGCCTGCACGACCACACCTTCTACATGACCCGCGGCCGGCGGGTGCAGCTCAACTTCAGCGCGCCGCGCCTGTACCTGGCCAGCGGCGTGACCACCATCCGCACCACCGGCGCCTTCTCGCCCTACAGCGAGCTCAACCTGAAGCGGTCGATCCAGGAGGGGCAGGAGATCGGCCCGCGGATGTTCATCACCGGGCCGTACCTGTCGGGCGCCGGCGCCATGTCGCAGATGTTCCAGGTCAGCACGCCGGAGGATGCCCGCCGCGTCGTCGCCTACTGGGCCGACGAGGGGGTCGACTGGTTCAAGGCCTACACGCGGATCGGCGACGACGAGCTGGCCGCCGCCATCGACGAGGCGCACCGGCGGGGCGTGCGGGTCACCGGCCACCTCTGCTCGGTCTCGTTCCGGGAGGCGGTGGCCATGGGCATCGACAACATCGAGCACGGCTTCTTCACCAACAGCGACTACGTCGCCGGCAAGCAGCCCGGCGTCTGCCCGCCCAACGTGCGGCGGAGCCTGCTGGAGGTCGACCTCGAGGGCGAGGAGGTGGCGGCCACCATCCGCGAGATGGTCGAGCAGGGCGTGGCGATGACCTCCACCCTGCCGGTCTACGAGCTCGCCATCCCCAACCGGCCGCCGCTGGAGCAGCGGGTCCTCGACATGCTGGCCCCCGGCGCCCGCGACGAGTACCTGCAGTCGCGCGCCGACGTCGCCTCGCGCGACGACGCCCCCATGGCCGAGCTGTTCCCAAAGGCGCAGGCGTTCGAGCGGATGTTCGTCGAGGCGGGCGGACTGCTCGCGGCCGGGGTGGACCCGACCGGCATGGGCGGGGCGCTGCCCGGCTACGGCGACCAGCGCAACTACGAGCTGCTGCTCGAGTCCGGGTTCAGCCCCGAGCAGGTGATTCAGATCATGTCGCTGAACGGCGCCCGCGTGCTGGGCGAGGACGAGCGGCTCGGCTCCATCGAGCCGGGCAAGCTGGCCGACCTCGTCGTCATCGACGGCGATCCCGTGCGCCGGGAGGCGGAGATCCGCAACGTGACCCTGGTCTTCAAGGAAGGCGTCGGCTACGACGCGCCGGCGCTGGCCGAGTCCGTGCGGGGGCTCATCGGGCTACGGTGACGACAACCGACGCGCGATGAGGCCGCTTGGAGAAGCCCAGTCTGGGAAATTGCCATGCGGTGAAGATCTCAGGCGGGTGCGGTCTCGAAGGCGACGATGTTGCGGGTTTCCCGGCTGAACTCGACGCCGATGAGGTGGACGGGCCGGCCCGAGGCCCGGTATGTCGCCGCGTAGTCCCGCTCGCGGAGCTGTGCGAGGGCGGCGCCGGAGGGCTCCTGCTCCGCCACCTTGCACTCGAACAGGTACACCTGCCCTCCGCAGCGCACGGCCAGGTCCACCCGACCCCGGTTGCTGCTGTCCTCGGCGGCCACTTCCATCCCGGCCGCTGCCAGGTGCGAGTAGAGAACGCTCGCGTAGTACCCCTCGTAGCGGGCGATCTCGTTCCGGGTGTGCCACTCGTAGGGGATGGCGTCGAAGCACGACCGGATAGAGCGCCTCGATCCCCGCGAAGTCGTTCGCCGCGAACAACTCCCGCAGGCGTGCTCCCGACAGCGCCCGCCGCGCCGGCGTCACCGCGCGCAGCAGTTGACGATTCAGGCTCTGCCGTACCTCGCGGTTCGGGTACCCCAGGCAGTACACGGGTCCGTCACCCTCGTCCCTTTCGTCCACGATCGTCAGGTATCCGCTCTGGAACAGCAGCGCCTCGGGCGCCATCTCCTCGACATCGAACGCGGAGAGCAGGTCGGCGTCCGCCGTCATGCCGTCGAGGTCCACGGAGAGGATGCCGCGACGGCGCAACACCTCGATCAGGAAGCGCGGTGTCGCGGTGCCGAACCAGTGTGGGTTGAAGTCCCGCGTGTTGAAGAAGAGCAGGATGTCGTAGGGGTTGTAGACCCGCTCCCCCCCACGCCAGTTGTATCCGTTGTACCACTCGCGTATGCGCTCCCGGTCGAGTCCCGGAAGCTCGGGCGCGAACACCGCGTGTAGCAGTT includes the following:
- a CDS encoding BlaI/MecI/CopY family transcriptional regulator; translated protein: MPKTHRHLSRRERQIMDVVYQNGQATAAQVLGALPDPPSYSTVRALLRVLEDKGHLRHRRQGPRYVFRPTVPPETARRSALARVVQTFFDGSTQATVAALIDQSPLSEADLDRLEALIDRARQEGR
- a CDS encoding cyclase family protein, with the protein product MRPGLLCGGLLLLVVALVGCAPGADTASDEPMEEAAPAYVPPDFTRESRDLGQADIERMMDELSNWGRWGPDDQLGAANLITPQKRLEALALATEGITVSLARRVIKEEADDVPRPFGHSMLGVPDPTGEPSFFGGVSDNYNVSYHGYSHSHIDSLCHILYKGQMYNGISHDTITEDGCSNASIINLQGGIVTRGVLLDFPRLQGVPYLEPGTPIYVEDIEAWEEMAGVTVQPGDAVFVRTGRWARRAEMGPWNISGNAAGLHASTMPWVKSRDISFLGSDAALDVVPSLVEGVNLPVHLITIVALGVDLFDNQDLEALAETAASLNRWEFTLMAAPLAVENGTGSPINALAIF
- a CDS encoding multicopper oxidase family protein, whose amino-acid sequence is MDSPLPGAGVTASTLVACLLAPLATVGQTVAPAGQADDGALECPALDPRGPAADPDLYCIELIHAPDFPGASGYVELTPSDSPFGAAVTIDGHHRFDLALQLAGLPDPAGLGDYSGYVAWATTPRLRPVVNLGRVANGRTAVGPIDLDKFLVLVTAESDPDAPAWEGRIVLRGTSAGMRMEPEDLLALTGMVGGAALPPPARGWRRPPMHPSVAMMPGVGRLTPPADPFLPSAAEPLPPARPREIVRLGDGATLDLEAGLVERTIDGRTLTMYGFNGQYPGPLIHVPQDATITVNVTNRLSLPTAVHWHGIRLENRFDGVPGLTQDPIEPGETFQYRIHFPDAGLYWYHPHHREDVQQDLGLYGNLQVESADPAYFGPANREQVLMLDDLLVDAAGLAPFGRDRATHAMMGRFGNLLLVNGDPDYRLTVDRGEVVRFFLTNVSNTRTFNVSFGGAPIKLVASDLGKFERQTRVDSVVIAPAERYIVEVRFDEAGEVPFANRVQAIDHVYGNYFADDATLGTVTVTDTPAAPDHGDRFRELRSHPDVGADIERYRDEFDRPVDHRLLLTLEIGDLPDPLEPLLNLDRAFFNPVEWSGTMPRMNWVTTADRVRWILRDLDTGLENDAIEWRFRRGDVVKIRLRNDREAVHAMQHPIHIHGQRFLVLGRDGVPNDNLVWKDTTLVPAGSTADLLLELSNPGRWMLHCHIAEHLEAGMKLVFDVAAGPPPGRR
- a CDS encoding amidohydrolase family protein — encoded protein: MEEYKMRLLIATLAVLVAALPCAAQPADTLSGAVRQFVEIGEPVVALTGVQVVDGTGSPAASGRTILIRDGRIAAVGPDAEVDIPGGARVLALDGHTVVPGFVGLHDHTFYMTRGRRVQLNFSAPRLYLASGVTTIRTTGAFSPYSELNLKRSIQEGQEIGPRMFITGPYLSGAGAMSQMFQVSTPEDARRVVAYWADEGVDWFKAYTRIGDDELAAAIDEAHRRGVRVTGHLCSVSFREAVAMGIDNIEHGFFTNSDYVAGKQPGVCPPNVRRSLLEVDLEGEEVAATIREMVEQGVAMTSTLPVYELAIPNRPPLEQRVLDMLAPGARDEYLQSRADVASRDDAPMAELFPKAQAFERMFVEAGGLLAAGVDPTGMGGALPGYGDQRNYELLLESGFSPEQVIQIMSLNGARVLGEDERLGSIEPGKLADLVVIDGDPVRREAEIRNVTLVFKEGVGYDAPALAESVRGLIGLR